The Ralstonia pickettii DTP0602 genome segment GCGTGCGGCAGCAGGTTGATGCCCACGCCCAGCGGGCGCAGCGATTCGCTGGCTTCCCACACTTCGGCCTCGATGCCGTGGCGATGGCACAGCAGCGCCAGCGTCAGTCCGCCGATGCCGCCTCCGGCGATTGCGATCTTCATGGTGTCTCCTCGCTTGCAGGCGATGCCGGTGCGCGAGCGCAACGGCATCGCGTCCGGTCGAATCGAATTTTGTTATGGAGTATAACAATTCGACCGCGCGCAGCAAGGCGGGGAAAGCCCCGGAAGTGACCTGTCCGGGGTCAGGAAAAACCCGCGCTCAGCTCAGCGCCGCGCCGTCGGGCTTGGCCGTCGCGCGCTTCAGCGACGGCACCGGGAAGACGATGTCGTAGACCCAGTTGTACACCAGCGCATAGACCATATAGAAGCCGGCCACGGCGATATCCATGATCAGCGCGTCGAGCAGGCTGATATCGAGGTACCACGCCAACGACGGCAGGAACACTACCAGCAGGCCCAGTTCGAACAGGATCGCGTGCAGCACGCGCACCAGCACCGACTTGCGCAGCTGGCCGGTGATGCGCAGCATCGCCTTGTCGAACAGCAGGTTGTACAGGTAGTTCCAGCCGGTGGCGATCAGCGAGGCGACCGCGCCGATCAGTCCCATCTGGTGCAGATCGTAGCCGAACGCCCAGCTCGCCAGCGGAGCGAAGAGCAGCAGGCCGATCGCCTCAAAGCCGATGGCGTGGCGGATACGGTCCCGGGTGTTGCGCATTGGGTTCCTCCTTGCGGGGCAGAAGTACAGACCGGGCCAAGTCTATCTGCTGGGCAGGGATTGCCAAGTTGGATACTATCGGCATATCCGATAGATGCCCCGATGAGGCGCCGCATGAGTCTCTCCCTCGATCAACTGCAGGCCTTCGTTGCCGCCGCCGATACCGGCTCTTTTTCCGCCGCCGCGCGCCGGCTGGGCAAGGCCCAGTCGGTGGTCAGCGCGGCCGTGTCCAACCTGGAGATCGACGCCGGCAATGCGCTGTTCGACCGCACTGGCCGCTACCCGGTGCTGACGCCCGCCGGCGAGCGCCTGCTGGCCGAGGCCCGCGTGATCCTGGAGCGATGCGAACACTTCCGCGGGGTCGCCAAGAGCCTGGGCGAGGGCGTGGAGACGCGGCTGGTGCTGGCGGTCGACGAGCTCTATCCCGAAGAGACGCTGGGCATGCTGCTGGAGGAGTTTTCCAGCCGCTTCCCCGCGGTCGAGCTGGAACTGCTGTTTCCGCTGATGGAGGACGTCAGCCGCCTGGTGCTGGAGGGCGGTGCCGATCTCGGCATCATGTGGCGGCAGGAGGTGCTGCCGCCCGCGCTGGGCTTCCATGCGCTGGGCTGGGTGCCGATGCAGATCCTGTGCGCGCCCGAGCATCCGCTGGCGGGGCAGCGCGTCGACTGGGAAGAGCTCAAGCGCTATCGCCAGCTGATGGTCGCGACCCGCACCGACAGCGAAGAGAAGATGCGCCTGCGCGTCGCTGCCGACGTGTGGTGGGTGGAAAGCCAATGGGTGATCGTGGAGCTGGTCAAGCGCGGGCTGGGCTGGGCCTTCGTACCGTGGCACGTGGTGGCCAATTCGCCGGCCGCGGCGCGGCTGGTGTCGCCGCCGCTGGCGTTCCAGCAGCAGGACTGGCCGGTGGCGATGGAGCTGGTGTGGCACAAGCAGCGGCCGCTGGGCAAGGCCGCCACCTGGCTGCGCGAACGGATCTGCCGGCAGCCGCTGCCGCGCGCGCCGGCCGAGGGGCGGGGTGAGAACCCCGGACTTTCCGCTTAGCGCTGGCCTACCGTGGCGGTGGCCGCGCCCTTGGTGCTTCCCGTAGTGGCATCCCCAAGCGCCTGCGGATGCCAGCCGCCGCCCAGCGCCTTGATCAGCACCACTGCCGCCGTGTACTGCCTCCCGGTGATCGACAGCGCCGTGCGTTCGGCGGTATAGGCGCTGGTCTGCGCGGTCAGCACGTCGAGCAGGCCCGCGGTGCCGGCGCGGTAGCGGTTGTTGACCAGCACCAGCGCCTCGCGCGCCGAGCGCAGCGCGTCGTTCTGCACCACCGCTTCCTGCTCCAGCAGCCGCTGCGCGGCGAGGTTGTCCTCGACTTCCTGGAACGCCGTCAGCACGGTCTGGCGGTAGTTGGCCACGGTCTGGTCGTAGACGGCCACCGCCTGCGCCTTGGCGGCGCTGCGCAATCCGCCGTCAAACAGCGTGCCTGCCAGCCCGCCGCCGATCGACCAGATGCGGTCGGGCAGCGACATCCAGCGCGCCAGCGTGCTGGCGGTCAGCCCGCCGCTGGCCGACAGCGACAGCGTCGGATAGTAGGCCGCCTGCGCCACGCCGATCTGCGCATTGGCCGAGGCCATGCGGCGCTCGGCCGCGCCGATGTCGGGGCGGCGCTCCAGCAGTTCCGACGGCACCGCCGCGGGAACGAGCGGCGGCGCGGCACGGAAGTCGTCGGCGGCCAGCGTCAGCGCCGCGGGCGGCTTGCCGACCAGGATGGCGATGGCGTGCTCGAGCTGCGCTCGCGTGATCTGGATATCGATCTGCTGCGCCTGCGCGCTCTTGAGCTGGGTTTCGGACTGCAGCACGTCCGAGCGCTGCGCGGTGCCGGCGGCGTACTGGTTCTGCACCAGCTGCAAGGACTTCGCGTAATCCGCCACGGTGCGGTCCAGCAACGCCTTCTGCGCATCGGCCACGCGCAGCAGGAAATAGCTCTGCGCCAGCGTCGCCTGGGTCGACAGCAGCGTCGATGCCAGGTCGGCCTGGCTGGCCTGCGCGCTCGCCTCGCTGCTTTCCACCTGGCGCCGCACGCGGCCCCACACGTCGATTTCCCAGGTCGCGCCCAGCGTCGCGCTCTGGCCGTTGAGCGTATTGCCGCCGGTGCCGCGCGCGCGCGAGGCCCCCGCCTGCGCGTCGACGATCGGGAAAAAGCCGGCGCGCGCCGCCTGCAGCGCGGCCACGGCCAGGCGGTACTGCGCCTCGGCGGCCTTGATGTTCTGGTTCGAGATCTGCACCTCGGACATCAGCGCATCGAGCTGGCTGTCGCCGAACACGGTCCACCAGTCGGCGCGCGTGGTCGCGTCCTGCGGCTCGGCAGTCTTCCAGTCGCCGCGCCAGGCGGTGGCGTCGGCCGTGCTGTCCGCAGTGCCTTCCTTGAACGCCTCCGGCACCGGCGCGTCCGGGCGCTTGTAGTCAGGGCCGACGGCACAGCCGGCCAGCAGCAGCGCGCACGCCAGCGGCACCGGCAGGGCATGGGTCAGCAGACGGGTAAAAACAGTCATCAGTTTGCGCGAGAAACCTCGGCCTTCAGGTCGGGGAGGGATAGCGCGCGACGCGAAGCGTCGCCCCTGGTCTCGCTCTCCTTTGTGGTGGGCGTTATGAAGAAATATCCATACCCGTCGCCGCGCTGGAGCAGATTGCAGTGCTTGTAGGAAATACCCTGCACGGCGCCAGCGACGGTTTGGATGTTAAAAGAGCCGGTTGCTCGGATGGCAACCCGGCCAATATGCGTACCTGCCTTTTTCCCGGAGGGAACCACCGCCTTGACCATGTCGCCGGTCTGAAAGCCGAACACGCGTTTGCTGCGCATGAGATAACCGCGCGGGAAGCCGTGAGCGGTAACGCGAGTGCGCTGATAACTACCGCGGCCGGCGCATTTGATGCGCAGTATGGGCCGTTGCCAGGGCCAGACGGAATGCACGTTGCCAACGCAGGCCGCGTCTAGCGCATGCGACTTTGGGATGTCGAGACGCCTCCGGTTGTACTTCGTCTGACCGCCGGATCCGGTTTCGACCGGCAGCCCGAAGGATTTGAGGGCATTGAGCAGGGCGAAGCGAGTTGCATTCACGGCTGCGGCGTTTCGCAGCGGTGCTTTCGCGCGCGCCAGGATGCGCTTGGCGCGATCGGGGTCCTTGCGCAGGAAGACCTCTAATGGAAGGTTCCCCTTCTTCTGGTTGCAGGGCCGGCACGCAAGCGTCAGGTTCGAAACGCGGTTGGACCCGCCTTTGGCCTTGGCGACAATGTGTTCAGTCTCCAAGGGGCGATCCGTTGCGTCGCAATATGCGCAAGTTCGGCCGAGCTTCGCCAGCAGGTACTCCTTGACCTCGTAGCCCAGGAGCGTGCCTTGCTGGTACTCAACGCCGGAGATCTCCGGGTTTTCCATGGCCTGCATGTCAAAGCGCACCAATTCCATGCTGAGGGCGGTGATTGGGGCAAGCTTGCGGAAGCGGCGCACCCATGCCGCAGTCGTCTCGACGCGGTGACGAAGGCTGGGCGCGAGCCAGCCTTCCGGCTTTCGACGATTGTCGAATCTGGCCGCGCGATAGCGCGTCATGCGCCCGCGCCGGGCCCGCCGCATGGCGCGTCGGGCAGTAAGTGCCTCGTTGATCTGCCGGCCGCGGTGGATGATCTCGGCCAGCGAAAGCACGAAGGCGTCTGGCGCGCCGCCGGCGTGCGAAGCCATTTCGCGGACGATGGCGACACCGGTCTCCTTGCTGCCTGGATCGAGCTTGAGGCGCAGCGGCTGGAGCTCACTGTCCACCAGTCGCCGGTCGGTCAGCCGGATTGCGAACGGCACCAGTCGATGCACGCGAGCCCGCCCGCGCTCGAGCAGCAAGCGGGCCCGCTTCTCGCTGCACGGCATGAGCGACTTGCCGTGCCTGTCCAGCACAAAGACTGCCATGCAATCTCTCCTACTAGGTGCCCTTACGGGCCTGGTTACGCGCCCCTTGCGGGGCGTCTCCCTTCGGCAATGTTGCGAACCGGCGATCTGCCCCGATCCGTTTCGTGCTTACCCTGTCGCTTGTCTGCAACCGGGGCTTCGAGAGGTTGGGACTAAGGAAGCATCCCAACGTCGGTCTTGCACCTGCGCGCAACGTAGCGGATTGGCTACCGCTTTGCCTGGTCAACCCGAGCTTGTCAGTTGCCTTTCAAGCTCCGGCCTTTAGGCCGGGGTAGTTGACAGCGAGTCTCTGCAAATCTAGACGGCGGCCGGCTGGTCCGGCGTGCCAGTGCCACGGCGGCGCTGGCGCCAGGCCTTGACCTTCAGGCGCCAGCGGTCCAGCGTCAGGTAAACCACCGGCGTGGTGTACAGGGTCAGCAGCTGGCTCACCACCAGCCCGCCGACAATGGAGATGCCCAGTGGCGCGCGCAGCTCGGCACCGTCGCCGCGGCCGATCGCCAGCGGCACCGCGCCCAGCAGGGCGGCCATGGTGGTCATCAGGATCGGGCGGAAGCGCAGCAGGCAGGCGCGGTAGATCGCGTCGCGCGGCGACAGCCCTTCGCGCCGTTCGGCGTCGATGGCGAAGTCGATCATCATGATCGCGTTCTTTTTCACGATGCCGATCAGCAGGATCACGCCGATCAGCGCGATGATGCTGAAGTCCGTTTTCGACGCCAGCAGCGCCAGCAGCGCGCCCACGCCCGCCGAGGGCAGCGTCGACAGGATCGTCAGCGGATGCACGTAGCTTTCATACAGCACGCCCAGCACGATATAGATCGTGATCAGCGCCGCCAGGATCAGGACCGGCTGGCTCTTGAGCGAGTCCTGGAACGCCTTGGCGCCGCCCTGGAAGTTGGCGCGCAAGGTCTCCGGCACGCCGATGCGCGCCATCTCGCGCGTGACGGCATCGGTCGCCTGCGACAGCGACATGCCCTCGGCCAGGTTGAACGAGATCGTCGACGCCGCGAACTGCCCCTGGTGGTTCACGCCCAGCGGCGTGCTGGTCGGCACCACGCGCGAGAACGCCGCCAGCGGCACGCGGTTGCCGTTGCCGGTAACCACGTAGATGTCCTTGAGCGCGTTCGGGCCCTGCAGGTATTCCTGGCTCAGCTCCATTACCACGCGGTACTGGTTGAGCGGGTGATAGATGGTCGACACCAGCCGCTGGCCGAAGGCATCGTTGAGCACCGCATCGATCTGCTGCGCGGTCACGCCCAGACGCGAGGCCGCATCGCGGTCGATGATCACCGAGGTCTGCAGGCCCTTGTCGTTGGTGTCGGTATCGATGTCCTCCAGCCCCTTCAGGTTGGACAGCGCTGCCCGCACCTTGGGCTCCCACACACGCAAGACCTCCAGATCGTCGGACTGCAGCGTGAACTGGTACTGCGAGCTGCTCTGCCGCCCGCCCACGCGGATATCCTGCACCGACTGCAGGAACAGTCTCGCGCCCGGCTCCTTGGCCAGCTTGTCGCGCAGTCGCGCAATGATCGCGTCGGCGGATTCCTTGCGCTCGGACAGCGGCTTGAGCGTGACGAACATCTGCCCCGTATTGCGCTGCGAACCGCCGGTAAAGCCGGTCACGTTCTCCACCGCCGGATCCGAGCGCACGATCGTGATAAAGCTGTCGAGCTTGCCGCGCATGGCCTGGAACGAGGTGGCCTGGTCGGCGCGGATAAAGCCGATCAGCCGGCCGGTGTCCTGCTGCGGGAAGAAGCCCTTGGGCACGATCACGTACAGGTACACGTTGAGCGCGATGGTGGCGATCAGCACCAGCCACACCAGCGGGCTCAGGCGCAGCGCCGTGGACAGCGAGCGCGCATAGCCGTCGTGCAGCCACTGGAACATGCGCTCGGTGGCGCGGAAGAAGCGGCCCTGCTTCTCCGGCTCGGGCGGACGCAGCAGCCGTGCGCACATCATCGGCGTGGTGGTCAGAGACACCACCAGCGAAACCAGGATCGCCACCGACAGCGTGATCGCGAACTCCTGGAACAGCCGGCCCACGATCCCGCCCATCATCAGCAGCGGAATGAATACCGCGATCAGCGACAGGCTCATCGACAGCACCGTGAAGCCGACCTCGCGCGCACCGCGCAGCGCCGCGGCGAGCGGCTTCATGCCTTCCTCGATGTGGCGAGAGATATTCTCCAGCACCACGATGGCATCGTCGACCACAAAGCCGGTGGCAATCGTCAGCGCCATCAGCGACAGGTTGTTCAGCGAGAACCCGGCCAGGTACATCACCGAGAAGGTGCCGATCAGCGACACCGGCACCGCCACACTGGGGATAAAGGTGGCGCGCAAATTGCGCAGGAACACGAACACCACCATGATCACCAGCGCCACCGAGATCATCAGCGTGTGCTCGACCTCGCGCAGCGAGGCGCGGATGGTGGGCGTGCGGTCCATCATCACGTCCATCGAGATCGCCGCCGGGATCATCTTCTGCAGTTGCGGCAGCATCTCGTTGACGCGGTCGACGGTCTCGATGATGTTGGCGCCCGGTGAGCGGTTCAGCACCAGCAGCACCGACGGCTTGCCGTTGGCCGAGCCTGCATTGCGGATGTCCTGCACCGAGTCGACCACATTGGCCACGTCGCGCAGCCGCACCGGCACCGCGAACGAATTGGGCCCGCTGGTGGCGCTGGTGCCGCCGGTGGCGCCGCTGGTAATGGTAGTGGTGCCGCTGCTGGTGGTCAGCGTGGTCACGGTCACGCCGTTGACCACCTTGGTGCTGACGCCGCCGCTGGCGGCGGCGTTGGCGGTGCTGGCAATCAGCGCACCCGCCGACGTCGACGAGAAGGTCCCCGGCGTGGCGTAGCGGATGATCAGCGGCATGTAGTCTTCCGCCTTCATTGCCTGGTCGTTGGCGTAGACCTGCCAGTTGCTGGTGGTGTTTTCCAGCGTGCCCAGGGGCCGGTTGGCGTTGGTCGCGCTGATGGTGTTGCGCACGTCCTCCAGCGAGATGCCGTAGTTGTTCAGCGCGGTGGGATTCAGTTCCACCCGCACAGCCGGCAGCGACGCGCCGCCGATAGTGACCTGGCCCACGCCCTCCACCTGCGACAGCTTCTGCGCCAGGATGGTCGAGGCCGCGTCATAGAGCTGCCCCCGTGTCATCGTCGGCGAGGTCAGCGCGATGATCATGATCGGCGCGTCGGCCGGGTTGACCTTGCGGTAGGTCGGGTTGTTGGGCAGGCTGGTCGGCAGCGTGGCGCGCGAGGCATTGATCGCCGCCTGCACGTCGCGCGCGGCGCCGTCGATATTGCGCGACAGGTCGAACTGCAGCGTCACGCGGGTCGAGCCGAGCGAGCTGCTCGACGTGATCTCGGTCACGCCGGCGATGGTGCCGAGCGCACGCTCAAGCGGCGTGGCCACGGTGGCGGCCATCGTTTCAGGACTCGCGCCCGGCAGCGAGGCCGACACCGAGATGGTGGGGAAGTCCACCTGCGGCAGCGGCGACACCGGCAGCAGCCGCAGCGCGGCAAGCCCCGCCAGCAGGATGCCGAGCGTCAGCAGCGCGGTCGCGACCGGCCGGTGGATAAAGGCAGCGGAGAGGTTCATCGCTGCACCGGCTCCTGCGGGCCAGGCGGTTCGTCACCCGTGCCGCCTTCCTCAGGATCGCCGAAGCGCCGCTTGCGCCAGCCTTTCACGCGCGTGGCCACGCGGTCGAACGCCAGGTAGATCACCGGCGTGGTGAACAGCGTCAGCACCTGGCTGACCAGCAGGCCGCCCACCATGGTCACACCGAGCGGCCGGCGCAGCTCGCTGCCGATGCCGGAGCCCAGCATCAGCGGCAGTGCCGCCAGCAGGGCCGCCATGGTGGTCATCAGGATCGGGCGGAAACGCAGCAGGCAGGCCTGGAAGATCGCGTCGCGCGGGCGCATGCCGCCCTCGCGCTCGGCCTCGAGCGCGAAGTCGATCATCATGATCGCGTTCTTCTTGACGATACCGATCAGCAGGATGATGCCGATGATGGCAATGATGCCCAGGTCCTGCCCGGCCACCAGCAGCGCCAGCAGCGCGCCCACGCCCGCCGACGGCAGCGTCGACAGGATGGTGACGGGGTGGATGGTGCTTTCATACAGCACGCCCAGCACGATATACATCGTCACCACCGCGGCCAGGATCAGCCACAGCGTGTTCGACAGCGAGGCGCGGAACGCCAGCGCGGCGCCCTGGAAGCTGGTCTGCATCGAGATCGGCAGGCCCAGCTCCTGTTCGACCTTGGTGATCTTGTCGACTGCGGCGCCCAGCGATTCGCCGTGCGCCAGGTTGAACGAGATCGTCGCCGCCGGGAACTGCCCCTGGTGGTTGATCACCAGCGGGCCGGTGCGCTCGGTGATGCGCGCGAACGCGCCCAGCGGTACCTGGCCGCCCGAGGAGGAGGGCAGGCGCAGGTCGGCCAGCGACTGCGGGCTCTTGCGGAACTCGGGCATGGTCTCCAGCACCACGCGGTACTGGCTCGACTGCGTGAAGATGGTCGACACCAGGCGCTGGCCGAAGGCACTGTACAGTGCGCTGTCGATCACCGCGGTGGTGATGCCGAAGCGCGCCGCGGCGTCGCGGTCGATATCGACATAGGCGCGCAGGCCGTTGTTCTGCTGGTCGCTGGTGACGTCGCGCAGCTCGGGTTCCTGGCGCAGGCGTTCCACCAGCTTCGGTACCCACGTGGCCAGCGTCTCGGGATCGGGATCTTCCACCGTGAACTGGTACTGCGTGCGCGACACCTTGTCTTCGATGGTCAGGTCCTGCACCGGCTGCGTGAACAGCGACACGCCGCCCAGCTCGTGCACCGCCTGCTGCAGCCGCTGCGTGACCACTTCGATGGGGTCGCGCTCGCCCTTGGGCTTGAGGTTGATCAGCATGCGCCCGGCGTTGAGCGTGGTGTTGGTGCCATCCACGCCGATAAACGACGACAGGCTTGCCACGGCCGGATCCTGCATCACCACCTTGGCCACCGCGTGCTGCTTGCGCGCCATGGCGTCGAACGAGGTGGTCTGCGCGGCCTCGGTGATGCCCTGGATCACGCCGGTGTCCTGCACCGGGAAGAAGCCCTTGGGCACCAGCAGGTACAGCAGTCCGGTCAGCACCAGCGTGGCCACGGCCACGACCAGCGTCGCCTTCTGGCGATCGAGCACCCACTCCAGCGCGCGGCCGTAGCGCTCGATCACGTTGTCGAAGAAGCGGCCGGTGGAGCGGTGGAAGCGCGACAGCTTTTCTTCCGGCACGTGATGCAGCAGGCGCGCGCACATCATCGGCGTGAGCGTCAGCGACACCACCGCCGAGATCAGGATCGACACCGCCAGCGTGATCGCGAACTCGCGGAACAGGCGTCCGACCACGTCGCCCATGAACAGCAGCGGGATCAGCACCGCCACCAGCGAGAAGGTCAGCGAGATGATGGTGAAGCCAATTTGCTTAGAACCCTTCAGCGCCGCCTCCATCGGCGAATCGCCTTTCTCGATGTAGCGCATGATGTTCTCGATCATCACGATCGCATCGTCGACCACGAAGCCGGTGGCGATGGTCAGCGCCATCAGCGTCAGGTTGTTGATCGAGAATCCGGCCATGTACATCACGCCGAAGGTGCCGACCAGCGACAGCGGCACCGCCACGCCCGGGATGATGGTGGCGGGGATGTTGCGCAGGAACAGGAAGATCACCAGAACCACCAGCGCGATCGCCAGCAGCAGTTCGAACTGCACGTCCTCGACCGAGGCGCGGATGGTGGTGGTGCGGTCGGTCAGCAGCTGCACGTGGACCGAGGCCGGCAGCGCGTTCTGCAGCTGCGGCAGCAGCGTCTTGATGCGGTCCACCACCTCGATCACGTTGGCTCCCGGCTGGCGCTGGATATTCAGCACGATCGCGGGCTTGTCGTTGGCCCATGCGGCCAGGCGGCTGTTCTCGGGGCCGTCGACGATCTCGGCCACGTCGGTGATGCGGATCGGCGCGCCGTTCTTGTAGCCCAGGATGATCTGGCGGTATTCGTCGGCCGAGCGCAGCTGGTCGTTGGCGTCGATGGTGGAGGCGCGCGCGGGCCCGTCGAAGCTGCCCTTGGCGCCGTTGACGTTGGACGACCCGATCGCGGTGCGCAGGTCATCGATCGACATGCCCAGGGAAGCCAGTGCGGTCGGGTTGGCCTGAATGCGCACCGCGGGGCGCTGGCCGCCGCTGATGGTGACCAGCCCCACGCCCTGGATCTGCGAGATCTTCTGCGCCACGCGCGTGTCGACCATGTCCTGCAGCTTGGGCAGCGGCATGGTGTCGGAGGTCATGGCGATGGTCATGATCGGCGCGTCGGCCGGGTTGACCTTGCTGTAGACCGGCGGCATCGGCAGGTCGGACGGCAGCAGGTTGCTGCCGGCA includes the following:
- a CDS encoding membrane protein — translated: MRNTRDRIRHAIGFEAIGLLLFAPLASWAFGYDLHQMGLIGAVASLIATGWNYLYNLLFDKAMLRITGQLRKSVLVRVLHAILFELGLLVVFLPSLAWYLDISLLDALIMDIAVAGFYMVYALVYNWVYDIVFPVPSLKRATAKPDGAALS
- a CDS encoding LysR family transcriptional regulator translates to MSLSLDQLQAFVAAADTGSFSAAARRLGKAQSVVSAAVSNLEIDAGNALFDRTGRYPVLTPAGERLLAEARVILERCEHFRGVAKSLGEGVETRLVLAVDELYPEETLGMLLEEFSSRFPAVELELLFPLMEDVSRLVLEGGADLGIMWRQEVLPPALGFHALGWVPMQILCAPEHPLAGQRVDWEELKRYRQLMVATRTDSEEKMRLRVAADVWWVESQWVIVELVKRGLGWAFVPWHVVANSPAAARLVSPPLAFQQQDWPVAMELVWHKQRPLGKAATWLRERICRQPLPRAPAEGRGENPGLSA
- a CDS encoding RND transporter, coding for MTVFTRLLTHALPVPLACALLLAGCAVGPDYKRPDAPVPEAFKEGTADSTADATAWRGDWKTAEPQDATTRADWWTVFGDSQLDALMSEVQISNQNIKAAEAQYRLAVAALQAARAGFFPIVDAQAGASRARGTGGNTLNGQSATLGATWEIDVWGRVRRQVESSEASAQASQADLASTLLSTQATLAQSYFLLRVADAQKALLDRTVADYAKSLQLVQNQYAAGTAQRSDVLQSETQLKSAQAQQIDIQITRAQLEHAIAILVGKPPAALTLAADDFRAAPPLVPAAVPSELLERRPDIGAAERRMASANAQIGVAQAAYYPTLSLSASGGLTASTLARWMSLPDRIWSIGGGLAGTLFDGGLRSAAKAQAVAVYDQTVANYRQTVLTAFQEVEDNLAAQRLLEQEAVVQNDALRSAREALVLVNNRYRAGTAGLLDVLTAQTSAYTAERTALSITGRQYTAAVVLIKALGGGWHPQALGDATTGSTKGAATATVGQR
- a CDS encoding hypothetical protein (phage-associated protein), with the translated sequence MAVFVLDRHGKSLMPCSEKRARLLLERGRARVHRLVPFAIRLTDRRLVDSELQPLRLKLDPGSKETGVAIVREMASHAGGAPDAFVLSLAEIIHRGRQINEALTARRAMRRARRGRMTRYRAARFDNRRKPEGWLAPSLRHRVETTAAWVRRFRKLAPITALSMELVRFDMQAMENPEISGVEYQQGTLLGYEVKEYLLAKLGRTCAYCDATDRPLETEHIVAKAKGGSNRVSNLTLACRPCNQKKGNLPLEVFLRKDPDRAKRILARAKAPLRNAAAVNATRFALLNALKSFGLPVETGSGGQTKYNRRRLDIPKSHALDAACVGNVHSVWPWQRPILRIKCAGRGSYQRTRVTAHGFPRGYLMRSKRVFGFQTGDMVKAVVPSGKKAGTHIGRVAIRATGSFNIQTVAGAVQGISYKHCNLLQRGDGYGYFFITPTTKESETRGDASRRALSLPDLKAEVSRAN
- a CDS encoding nodulation protein (K07789: mdtC; RND superfamily, multidrug transport protein MdtC), whose translation is MNLSAAFIHRPVATALLTLGILLAGLAALRLLPVSPLPQVDFPTISVSASLPGASPETMAATVATPLERALGTIAGVTEITSSSSLGSTRVTLQFDLSRNIDGAARDVQAAINASRATLPTSLPNNPTYRKVNPADAPIMIIALTSPTMTRGQLYDAASTILAQKLSQVEGVGQVTIGGASLPAVRVELNPTALNNYGISLEDVRNTISATNANRPLGTLENTTSNWQVYANDQAMKAEDYMPLIIRYATPGTFSSTSAGALIASTANAAASGGVSTKVVNGVTVTTLTTSSGTTTITSGATGGTSATSGPNSFAVPVRLRDVANVVDSVQDIRNAGSANGKPSVLLVLNRSPGANIIETVDRVNEMLPQLQKMIPAAISMDVMMDRTPTIRASLREVEHTLMISVALVIMVVFVFLRNLRATFIPSVAVPVSLIGTFSVMYLAGFSLNNLSLMALTIATGFVVDDAIVVLENISRHIEEGMKPLAAALRGAREVGFTVLSMSLSLIAVFIPLLMMGGIVGRLFQEFAITLSVAILVSLVVSLTTTPMMCARLLRPPEPEKQGRFFRATERMFQWLHDGYARSLSTALRLSPLVWLVLIATIALNVYLYVIVPKGFFPQQDTGRLIGFIRADQATSFQAMRGKLDSFITIVRSDPAVENVTGFTGGSQRNTGQMFVTLKPLSERKESADAIIARLRDKLAKEPGARLFLQSVQDIRVGGRQSSSQYQFTLQSDDLEVLRVWEPKVRAALSNLKGLEDIDTDTNDKGLQTSVIIDRDAASRLGVTAQQIDAVLNDAFGQRLVSTIYHPLNQYRVVMELSQEYLQGPNALKDIYVVTGNGNRVPLAAFSRVVPTSTPLGVNHQGQFAASTISFNLAEGMSLSQATDAVTREMARIGVPETLRANFQGGAKAFQDSLKSQPVLILAALITIYIVLGVLYESYVHPLTILSTLPSAGVGALLALLASKTDFSIIALIGVILLIGIVKKNAIMMIDFAIDAERREGLSPRDAIYRACLLRFRPILMTTMAALLGAVPLAIGRGDGAELRAPLGISIVGGLVVSQLLTLYTTPVVYLTLDRWRLKVKAWRQRRRGTGTPDQPAAV
- a CDS encoding multidrug transporter (Part of a tripartite efflux system composed of MdtA, MdtB and MdtC which confers resistance against novobiocin and deoxycholate~K07788: mdtB; RND superfamily, multidrug transport protein MdtB) — translated: MNPSRLFIERPVATALLMLAILLSGLVAYRLLPLSALPEVDYPTIQVTTLYPGASPDVMTSSVTAPLERQFGQMPGLKQMSSSSSGGASVITLQFELTLPLDVAEQEVQAAINAGSNLLPSDLPMPPVYSKVNPADAPIMTIAMTSDTMPLPKLQDMVDTRVAQKISQIQGVGLVTISGGQRPAVRIQANPTALASLGMSIDDLRTAIGSSNVNGAKGSFDGPARASTIDANDQLRSADEYRQIILGYKNGAPIRITDVAEIVDGPENSRLAAWANDKPAIVLNIQRQPGANVIEVVDRIKTLLPQLQNALPASVHVQLLTDRTTTIRASVEDVQFELLLAIALVVLVIFLFLRNIPATIIPGVAVPLSLVGTFGVMYMAGFSINNLTLMALTIATGFVVDDAIVMIENIMRYIEKGDSPMEAALKGSKQIGFTIISLTFSLVAVLIPLLFMGDVVGRLFREFAITLAVSILISAVVSLTLTPMMCARLLHHVPEEKLSRFHRSTGRFFDNVIERYGRALEWVLDRQKATLVVAVATLVLTGLLYLLVPKGFFPVQDTGVIQGITEAAQTTSFDAMARKQHAVAKVVMQDPAVASLSSFIGVDGTNTTLNAGRMLINLKPKGERDPIEVVTQRLQQAVHELGGVSLFTQPVQDLTIEDKVSRTQYQFTVEDPDPETLATWVPKLVERLRQEPELRDVTSDQQNNGLRAYVDIDRDAAARFGITTAVIDSALYSAFGQRLVSTIFTQSSQYRVVLETMPEFRKSPQSLADLRLPSSSGGQVPLGAFARITERTGPLVINHQGQFPAATISFNLAHGESLGAAVDKITKVEQELGLPISMQTSFQGAALAFRASLSNTLWLILAAVVTMYIVLGVLYESTIHPVTILSTLPSAGVGALLALLVAGQDLGIIAIIGIILLIGIVKKNAIMMIDFALEAEREGGMRPRDAIFQACLLRFRPILMTTMAALLAALPLMLGSGIGSELRRPLGVTMVGGLLVSQVLTLFTTPVIYLAFDRVATRVKGWRKRRFGDPEEGGTGDEPPGPQEPVQR